Proteins encoded in a region of the Thermococcus sp. genome:
- a CDS encoding cation diffusion facilitator family transporter, whose protein sequence is MGHHHHHHGELKGRMAFSIVLNLVITIAEVIGGILSGSLALLSDSLHNFSDSMSLLASYFAIKIGERKANEKYTFGYKRAEILVAFINSAVLVGVSLFLLVEAYRRFKNPEPIDGPLMLGVALIGLAANLLSVLLLHSHAHESINVRSAYLHLMSDTLSSVAVVIGGILIIKWNITWVDPLVTVLISLYILREGYEILKESAEVLMEASPELDLEAIKAEIESIPGVKNAHHFHAWRIGEKEIHFECHVEVDDMPISEAQWIIDEVEKRLKRYGVTHVTVQLEADRCASKNVICEYFQVL, encoded by the coding sequence ATGGGACATCATCACCATCACCACGGCGAGCTTAAGGGCAGGATGGCCTTCTCGATAGTTCTCAACCTGGTCATCACGATTGCCGAGGTAATCGGCGGAATCCTCTCGGGAAGCTTGGCTTTGCTCAGCGACTCCCTCCACAACTTCAGCGACAGCATGAGCTTACTCGCGAGCTACTTCGCGATAAAAATCGGTGAGCGGAAGGCCAACGAGAAGTACACCTTTGGCTACAAGAGGGCTGAAATCCTCGTGGCTTTCATAAACTCCGCCGTTCTCGTTGGCGTTTCCCTCTTCCTCCTGGTTGAGGCTTACAGGCGCTTCAAAAACCCTGAGCCGATAGACGGCCCGCTGATGCTCGGGGTCGCGTTGATAGGCCTAGCCGCCAACCTCCTCTCGGTTCTCCTCCTCCACAGTCATGCACACGAGAGCATTAACGTCCGCTCCGCCTATCTGCACCTCATGAGCGACACCCTCTCTTCCGTGGCGGTCGTCATCGGCGGAATCCTGATAATCAAGTGGAACATCACATGGGTTGACCCGCTCGTAACAGTTCTGATCTCGCTCTACATCCTCAGGGAGGGCTACGAGATACTGAAGGAGAGCGCTGAGGTCCTCATGGAGGCCTCACCGGAGCTTGACCTTGAGGCGATAAAGGCAGAAATAGAATCCATTCCCGGCGTTAAGAACGCCCACCACTTCCACGCCTGGCGCATAGGGGAGAAGGAAATCCACTTCGAGTGCCACGTTGAGGTTGACGACATGCCTATAAGCGAGGCGCAGTGGATAATAGACGAAGTCGAGAAAAGGCTGAAGAGGTACGGGGTAACCCACGTGACGGTTCAGCTGGAAGCGGACAGGTGCGCCAGCAAGAACGTGATATGTGAGTATTTCCAAGTGCTCTGA
- a CDS encoding KH domain-containing protein: MRDRLEKMLNVEILDIEETDDKIIVYVPADKVRIAVGSGGSAVKAAELVIGKKIEVRPKE; encoded by the coding sequence ATGAGGGACAGGCTTGAAAAGATGCTGAACGTGGAAATACTCGACATCGAGGAAACCGACGACAAGATTATCGTTTACGTTCCGGCCGACAAGGTGAGGATTGCCGTGGGAAGCGGTGGTTCCGCAGTAAAAGCGGCGGAGCTCGTGATAGGGAAGAAGATTGAGGTTCGCCCCAAGGAGTGA
- a CDS encoding ABC transporter ATP-binding protein: MIKGENLRFSYGEREVLRGIDLEIGESEFVAILGPNGAGKSTLLRCLAGILRCGGVFIKDRPLHDYSQRELSRILAYVPQRTEPGFLTVFDTVLLGRRPYMGLTPSEKDLRIVGEALKRLGIEELALKRTNEISGGELQKVSIARALAQEPQVLLMDEPTNNLDLRSQLEVMRLAREFSREGKAVVMVMHDVNLALRFAKRFVFMKNGRIVADGGLEVLSEELFEEVYGVKVEMGEIRGVPVIVPL, encoded by the coding sequence ATGATTAAAGGGGAGAACCTTCGCTTCTCCTACGGCGAGCGGGAAGTCCTCAGGGGGATAGACCTTGAGATTGGGGAAAGTGAATTTGTCGCAATCCTCGGTCCAAACGGCGCCGGGAAGAGCACCCTTTTGCGCTGTCTGGCGGGAATTCTGAGATGCGGTGGAGTCTTTATCAAGGATAGGCCTCTTCACGATTACTCACAGCGCGAACTTTCCAGAATTCTCGCGTACGTTCCCCAGCGGACGGAGCCGGGTTTTCTGACGGTCTTTGACACGGTTCTTCTCGGCAGGAGGCCCTACATGGGACTGACGCCCTCCGAGAAAGACCTGAGGATTGTGGGGGAAGCCCTGAAAAGGCTCGGCATCGAGGAGCTGGCCCTCAAAAGGACGAACGAAATCAGCGGTGGGGAACTCCAGAAGGTCAGCATAGCGAGGGCACTGGCTCAGGAACCCCAGGTTCTGCTCATGGACGAGCCCACCAACAACCTCGACTTAAGGAGCCAGCTCGAAGTTATGAGACTCGCGAGGGAGTTCTCAAGGGAGGGGAAGGCGGTTGTAATGGTCATGCACGACGTTAACCTTGCCCTGCGCTTCGCTAAAAGGTTCGTATTCATGAAAAACGGAAGGATTGTTGCCGACGGTGGTCTTGAAGTTCTGAGTGAGGAACTGTTCGAGGAGGTTTACGGAGTTAAGGTTGAGATGGGAGAAATAAGGGGAGTCCCCGTTATAGTTCCCCTTTAG
- a CDS encoding iron ABC transporter permease codes for MDYNAYLRRKVLIGLALFLSLLGVSIFSLSSGPYHVPVKDVLAVFFGGGTEDDRLVVLGIRLPRIVAGILVGASMGIAGAVLQGYLRNPLATPFTMGVSNGAMFGASLAILLGAGYSLNSGQVFLNNPYVVVLFAFLGAISATLVILALARLKGLSPEAIVLAGVAMSSLFVALTTLVQYFANELQLSAMVYWSFGNLARATWGENLIMAVAFAFVFAYFLLKRWDLNASTLGDDVAKSIGVNIERERLIGTLLSAFITSVTVAFVGVIGFIGLIAPHSMRLIAGGDYRSLIPLSALAGALLLVSADTVARLIVSPMNLPVGVITSFLGAPTFIYLLVRMEGRR; via the coding sequence ATGGACTACAATGCCTACCTCAGGAGGAAAGTCCTCATAGGTCTCGCCCTTTTCCTTTCCCTGTTAGGGGTCTCCATTTTCTCGCTCTCAAGCGGGCCCTACCACGTCCCGGTTAAAGATGTCCTTGCAGTCTTCTTTGGAGGTGGAACTGAGGATGACAGGCTCGTTGTTCTGGGCATAAGACTCCCCCGAATCGTCGCCGGAATCCTTGTGGGGGCTTCAATGGGCATTGCTGGAGCGGTTCTTCAGGGCTATCTCAGAAACCCACTGGCCACGCCTTTCACGATGGGGGTCTCAAACGGTGCCATGTTCGGCGCGTCTCTGGCAATACTCCTTGGTGCTGGTTATTCCCTCAACTCCGGTCAGGTCTTTCTCAACAACCCCTACGTTGTCGTTCTCTTCGCTTTTCTCGGTGCCATAAGTGCAACCCTCGTAATTCTCGCCCTTGCAAGGCTTAAGGGGCTCTCACCGGAGGCGATAGTCCTAGCTGGCGTCGCGATGAGTTCTCTGTTCGTGGCCTTGACGACCCTCGTCCAGTACTTCGCCAACGAGCTTCAGCTTTCGGCAATGGTCTACTGGAGCTTTGGAAACCTCGCGAGAGCAACGTGGGGAGAGAACCTCATAATGGCCGTCGCATTCGCCTTCGTTTTTGCCTACTTCCTGCTCAAGAGATGGGATTTAAACGCATCAACACTCGGCGATGACGTCGCGAAGAGCATCGGGGTGAACATCGAGAGGGAGCGGTTGATTGGAACGCTCCTTTCGGCATTCATAACCTCTGTAACGGTGGCGTTTGTAGGCGTCATCGGCTTTATCGGGCTCATAGCACCCCATTCGATGAGGCTAATAGCAGGAGGCGACTACCGCTCGCTGATTCCGCTCTCAGCCTTAGCTGGGGCCCTTCTCCTGGTTTCGGCTGATACCGTTGCGAGGCTTATAGTTTCACCGATGAACCTCCCTGTGGGCGTTATAACGTCTTTCCTCGGCGCACCGACGTTTATATACCTCCTCGTGAGGATGGAGGGAAGGAGATGA
- a CDS encoding ribonuclease Z codes for MLEVFFLGTGGIMPTRERNVPAIALRYRGEIILFDAGEGTIRQMNTAKLSPMKVDKIFITHFHGDHYLGLGGLIQTMNLWNRERPLHIYGPKYTFEFLQNFLNSGFFRPGFDIHVHELGEARLKFGDYEIWSFKVEHGIPALGYVFKERDKRGKFLPEKLAEFGLKPGPILGRLEREGRVEVNGRVIRLEDVTGPKRKGLKVVYTGDTEPSNRVKLFSERADLLIHDATYISPEDRGESYHSTVEEACETARKAKVKLLALFHRAFRYTYEEYLGASAETCGKLGVNFIVPRDFDVLTFKSGKWQLGNALGEGS; via the coding sequence ATGCTTGAAGTCTTTTTCCTCGGAACCGGGGGTATAATGCCAACCCGTGAACGGAACGTGCCAGCGATAGCGCTCCGCTATAGGGGTGAGATAATCCTCTTTGACGCTGGAGAAGGCACGATACGGCAGATGAACACCGCGAAGCTCAGTCCGATGAAGGTTGACAAGATATTCATAACCCACTTCCACGGTGACCACTACCTCGGCCTCGGCGGTCTGATTCAGACGATGAACCTCTGGAACAGGGAAAGGCCCCTCCACATCTACGGGCCGAAGTACACCTTTGAGTTCCTCCAGAATTTCCTCAACAGCGGGTTCTTCAGGCCGGGCTTTGACATACACGTCCACGAGCTCGGGGAGGCGAGGCTAAAGTTCGGGGATTATGAAATCTGGAGCTTCAAGGTCGAACACGGGATTCCGGCCCTTGGCTACGTCTTCAAGGAGAGGGACAAGCGCGGGAAGTTCCTCCCTGAGAAGCTGGCAGAGTTCGGACTCAAGCCCGGGCCGATACTGGGGAGGCTTGAGAGGGAAGGTAGGGTTGAGGTTAATGGAAGGGTCATCCGCCTCGAGGACGTTACGGGACCGAAGAGGAAGGGACTCAAGGTGGTCTACACCGGCGATACCGAGCCGTCCAATAGGGTGAAGCTCTTCTCCGAAAGGGCAGATTTGCTAATCCATGACGCCACATACATTTCTCCCGAGGACAGGGGCGAGAGTTACCACTCCACCGTCGAGGAGGCCTGCGAGACAGCGAGAAAGGCCAAAGTGAAACTCCTCGCGCTCTTTCACAGGGCATTTCGCTACACTTACGAGGAATACCTCGGAGCATCGGCGGAGACATGCGGAAAGCTTGGCGTGAACTTCATTGTCCCAAGGGACTTTGACGTCCTAACCTTCAAATCGGGAAAATGGCAACTTGGAAACGCTCTAGGTGAGGGGTCATGA
- a CDS encoding TraB/GumN family protein, translated as MNYLRYVKIVGTMHVSPKSREEVARIIINERPHAVAIELDRARFLAMETNVELTLQDSLRLGRRGVINYALAKVEEKLGEAFGMSPGEEMRTAIEVSRSLGIPLYLIDEDINLILAKIASAPLREKLLMALEGLSVFLPLGRAELGDPLEEYRAMMVEFKHRYPYLYRVLVEERNEIMARNLMAIVDSLLSAGVKKPRVVAVVGLGHKPGIERLLNGRYFYM; from the coding sequence ATGAACTACCTCCGCTACGTCAAAATCGTGGGCACGATGCACGTCTCCCCAAAAAGCAGGGAGGAGGTTGCGAGGATTATAATCAACGAAAGGCCCCACGCCGTTGCCATCGAACTTGACAGGGCCCGGTTTCTGGCGATGGAAACGAACGTCGAGCTGACGCTCCAGGATTCCCTCAGGCTCGGGAGGAGGGGGGTTATAAACTACGCCCTTGCGAAGGTCGAGGAGAAACTGGGAGAAGCCTTTGGAATGTCCCCCGGGGAGGAAATGAGAACTGCCATAGAGGTCTCTCGCTCTCTGGGGATTCCGCTTTACCTCATCGACGAGGACATTAACCTAATCCTCGCCAAAATAGCCTCGGCTCCGCTGAGGGAGAAGCTCCTCATGGCCCTCGAAGGGCTGAGCGTTTTCCTTCCGCTGGGAAGGGCAGAGCTGGGCGACCCGCTGGAGGAGTACCGGGCCATGATGGTTGAATTTAAGCACAGGTATCCATACCTCTACCGCGTCCTGGTTGAGGAAAGAAACGAGATAATGGCGAGGAACCTGATGGCGATAGTTGATTCCCTTCTCTCAGCTGGGGTCAAAAAGCCGAGGGTTGTGGCCGTTGTCGGCCTCGGCCACAAGCCGGGAATAGAGAGGCTCCTCAACGGACGTTACTTTTATATGTAA
- a CDS encoding iron ABC transporter substrate-binding protein, with amino-acid sequence MRKVLALLVILLVVSVAGCIGTSNSTGTTTPSPTMTSSSSVYITVTDALGRTVKVPRNVTRVVAVGPGALRIIVYLNATSNVVGIEEFEKKYPFGRPYILAHPELLKLPVIGPGGPGKLPDMEAIIKVHPQVIFMSFVSKSEADEVQKKTGIPVVVLSYGTLKNFTDPVFFKSLLLAGKILGKEKRAEEIIKFIEEQQSYLENLTKGLKSPSVYVGGIGFKGAHGITSTFTDYAPFTVLNLDNVASNLSSKNGWVQVDKEWLLKVNPDYIFIDEGGLKIILDDYKSNPDFYNSLKAVKEGHVYGVLPYNFYNTNIGIAIADAYYIGKVIYPERFKNIDPVEKANEIFTFLVGKPVYNELAKEFGGFGKINLASGNVTYGLPTNP; translated from the coding sequence GTGAGGAAGGTCCTCGCGCTCCTTGTGATTCTCCTTGTGGTCTCGGTCGCGGGCTGTATAGGGACTTCCAACTCAACGGGGACAACCACTCCATCCCCGACAATGACGAGTTCAAGTTCGGTATACATCACGGTCACCGATGCCCTTGGAAGAACCGTAAAGGTTCCGAGAAACGTTACCCGTGTCGTCGCGGTCGGCCCAGGAGCGCTGAGGATTATCGTTTACCTCAACGCGACCAGTAACGTCGTCGGAATCGAGGAGTTCGAAAAGAAGTATCCCTTCGGAAGGCCCTACATCCTCGCTCATCCCGAGCTTCTCAAACTGCCCGTTATCGGGCCCGGTGGCCCCGGAAAGCTCCCCGACATGGAGGCCATTATCAAGGTTCACCCGCAGGTCATATTCATGTCATTCGTGAGCAAAAGCGAGGCCGATGAGGTCCAGAAAAAGACAGGAATTCCAGTAGTCGTTCTCAGCTACGGGACGCTGAAGAACTTTACAGACCCCGTTTTCTTCAAGTCCCTTCTCCTGGCCGGAAAAATCCTCGGGAAGGAGAAGCGCGCTGAGGAGATCATTAAGTTCATAGAGGAACAGCAGAGCTACCTTGAGAACCTCACGAAGGGTTTGAAGAGCCCGAGCGTTTACGTTGGGGGAATAGGCTTCAAGGGCGCCCACGGGATAACGAGCACCTTCACAGACTACGCTCCCTTCACGGTTCTGAACCTTGACAACGTCGCTTCAAACCTGAGTTCTAAAAACGGCTGGGTGCAGGTTGACAAGGAGTGGCTCCTCAAGGTGAACCCTGACTACATCTTCATAGACGAAGGCGGATTGAAGATAATCCTCGACGACTACAAGAGCAATCCGGATTTCTACAACTCTCTGAAGGCCGTTAAAGAGGGCCACGTTTACGGGGTTTTGCCGTATAACTTCTACAACACCAACATCGGGATAGCGATTGCCGACGCCTATTACATCGGAAAGGTTATCTACCCGGAGCGCTTCAAGAACATAGACCCCGTTGAGAAGGCCAACGAGATATTCACCTTCCTTGTCGGAAAGCCGGTATACAACGAGCTTGCCAAGGAGTTCGGAGGGTTCGGTAAGATAAACCTTGCCAGCGGAAACGTTACCTACGGACTACCGACGAACCCGTGA